A genomic window from Glaciihabitans sp. INWT7 includes:
- the treS gene encoding maltose alpha-D-glucosyltransferase, translated as MSFTAPIQLPGLTLDPQWYRRSVFYEVMVRSFVDSNGDGSGDLQGLLSKLDYLQWLGIDALWLPPFYQSPLRDGGYDVSDFRAILPEFGTLDEFKDLVTKSHERNMRIIIDYPLNHTSDQHEWFQQSRSDPEGPYGDYYVWSDTDERYPNIRVIFVDTEESNWTFDPVRRQFFFHRFFSHQPDLNFENPAVQDAVMDVMRFWLDLGVDGIRLDAIPYLFESEEGNGEGEAPTHDYIKRVRAMFDEEFPGRIMVAEANQWPREVAAFFGTEEEPECHMAFDFPVMPRIFYSLRSQNAAELTRILAETTDIPEGAGWGVFLRNHDELTLEMVSEEYRQAMYGWYAYDPRMRSNIGIRRRLAPLLDNSRAELELAHALLFSLAGSPFLYYGDEIGMGDNIWLPDRDASRTPMQWTPDRNAGFSSADPGKLYLPVVQSLVYNYNLTNVESQLAQSRSLLHWVRNVIHVRKAHPTFGLGSLTVLETNHESVLAFVRSYPGSGTQFGDSAEDVLCVFSFAHNPIAVTIKAEQFAGSALYDLFGGGEFPAFTENGDITLTLGTQSFYWLHVGSPSPAGGRP; from the coding sequence GTGAGCTTTACCGCCCCCATCCAACTGCCCGGACTGACCCTCGATCCGCAGTGGTATCGGCGTTCCGTCTTCTACGAGGTGATGGTCCGATCCTTCGTCGACAGCAACGGGGACGGCTCGGGAGACCTTCAGGGCCTGCTCTCCAAGCTCGACTACCTGCAATGGCTCGGTATCGACGCCCTCTGGCTGCCGCCCTTCTACCAGTCGCCGTTGCGCGACGGTGGTTACGACGTCTCCGACTTCCGCGCCATCCTTCCCGAGTTCGGCACCCTCGATGAGTTCAAGGACCTGGTCACCAAGTCCCACGAGCGCAACATGCGCATCATCATCGACTATCCGCTGAACCACACCTCAGACCAGCACGAGTGGTTCCAGCAGTCCCGGTCCGACCCGGAGGGGCCCTACGGGGACTACTACGTCTGGAGCGACACAGACGAGCGGTATCCGAACATCCGGGTGATCTTCGTCGACACAGAAGAGTCCAACTGGACCTTCGACCCGGTTCGACGCCAGTTCTTCTTCCACCGGTTCTTCTCTCACCAGCCTGACCTCAACTTCGAGAACCCCGCAGTTCAGGATGCCGTCATGGACGTCATGCGATTCTGGCTCGACCTCGGAGTCGACGGCATCCGCCTCGACGCGATTCCCTACCTGTTCGAATCCGAGGAGGGCAACGGAGAGGGAGAGGCGCCGACGCACGACTACATCAAACGGGTGCGGGCGATGTTCGACGAGGAATTCCCCGGCCGCATCATGGTGGCGGAGGCGAACCAGTGGCCGCGAGAGGTCGCCGCTTTCTTCGGAACCGAGGAAGAGCCGGAGTGTCACATGGCCTTCGACTTCCCGGTCATGCCGCGCATCTTCTACTCGCTCCGCTCGCAGAACGCGGCGGAGCTCACCCGGATCCTCGCCGAGACCACGGACATCCCCGAGGGCGCGGGATGGGGTGTCTTCCTCCGAAACCACGACGAACTCACCCTGGAGATGGTGTCGGAGGAGTACCGCCAAGCCATGTACGGCTGGTACGCCTACGACCCGCGGATGCGATCGAACATCGGCATCCGCCGGCGCCTTGCTCCCCTGCTCGACAATTCCCGCGCCGAGCTCGAACTGGCCCATGCGCTGCTCTTCAGCCTCGCCGGTAGCCCTTTCCTGTACTACGGCGACGAGATCGGCATGGGTGACAACATCTGGCTGCCGGACCGGGATGCCTCGCGCACGCCCATGCAGTGGACTCCCGACCGCAACGCCGGCTTCTCCTCCGCAGACCCGGGCAAGCTCTACCTCCCGGTCGTGCAGTCGCTGGTCTACAACTACAACCTCACGAACGTCGAGTCGCAGCTAGCGCAATCCCGGTCACTACTGCACTGGGTGCGCAACGTGATCCACGTGCGCAAGGCCCACCCGACCTTCGGACTCGGGAGCCTCACGGTGCTCGAAACCAACCACGAGTCGGTGCTGGCCTTCGTGCGCTCCTACCCGGGATCGGGCACCCAGTTCGGCGACTCCGCAGAGGACGTGTTGTGCGTCTTCAGCTTCGCCCACAACCCGATCGCGGTCACCATCAAAGCGGAACAGTTCGCCGGATCTGCCCTGTACGACCTGTTCGGCGGCGGGGAATTCCCCGCCTTCACCGAAAACGGCGACATCACGCTCACGCTCGGAACCCAGAGTTTCTACTGGCTTCACGTCGGGTCGCCGAGCCCCGCCGGTGGTCGGCCCTGA
- a CDS encoding 3'-5' exonuclease codes for MDAAHDTAAGDPGNRTEAWFDRLGVFDLETTGIDTETSRIVSAYVGVVDAQGMPKGVSWLADPGVEIPAQAAAVHGITTERARAEGRDAAEVVAEIVAVLRALLAQGVPIVIYNAAYDLTLLNRECLRYGIEPLDDPLPIIDPLVIDRAMDRYRKGKRTLEVAAEYYGVELMDAHDAQADAVAAGRVAQAIARKYSDTLGQDATLVHTNQVTWAADSATSFQDYMRRTKDPAFVADGAWPQR; via the coding sequence GTGGATGCCGCACATGACACTGCAGCGGGTGACCCCGGCAATCGCACCGAGGCATGGTTCGACCGCCTCGGCGTGTTCGACCTCGAGACCACGGGGATAGACACCGAAACCAGTCGTATCGTCTCCGCCTATGTCGGAGTGGTGGATGCCCAGGGAATGCCCAAGGGCGTGTCCTGGCTCGCCGATCCCGGCGTCGAGATCCCCGCGCAGGCTGCGGCGGTTCACGGCATCACCACAGAGCGGGCGCGAGCCGAGGGTCGGGATGCCGCTGAGGTCGTCGCAGAGATCGTGGCGGTGCTGCGCGCGCTCCTGGCCCAGGGGGTGCCGATAGTGATCTACAACGCCGCCTACGATCTGACGCTGCTCAACCGGGAATGCCTCCGCTACGGCATCGAACCGCTCGACGATCCGCTGCCCATCATCGATCCCCTCGTGATCGACCGCGCGATGGACCGCTACCGCAAGGGCAAACGAACCCTCGAGGTGGCGGCGGAGTACTACGGCGTCGAGCTCATGGACGCCCACGATGCGCAAGCGGATGCCGTTGCGGCCGGACGGGTCGCCCAGGCCATCGCCCGCAAGTATTCGGACACGCTGGGGCAGGATGCGACGCTCGTGCATACCAACCAGGTGACCTGGGCGGCCGACAGCGCCACGAGTTTCCAGGACTACATGCGCCGCACCAAAGACCCGGCCTTCGTCGCGGACGGGGCCTGGCCGCAGCGCTGA
- a CDS encoding ABC transporter ATP-binding protein, producing the protein MASVLQLSDVSVVREGNHILDSVNWTVEDDQRWVILGPNGAGKTTLLQLASAMIHPSSGVVKILDTTLGRTDVFDLRPRIGFASTAMARRIPATERVLDVVLTAAYAVAGRWNEDYEDIDTRRAQRVLAEWKLDHLEDRRFGQLSDGEQKRVQIARAVMTDPELLLLDEPAASLDLGAREELLELLGGYARAEQAPAIVMVTHHVEEIPLGFGHALLLSHGRITSAGPIGEVITSEKLTEAFGLALEVEERDGRFTARAAQSA; encoded by the coding sequence ATGGCCAGCGTTCTCCAGCTTTCCGACGTCTCCGTCGTCCGAGAAGGCAACCACATCCTCGATTCCGTCAATTGGACAGTGGAGGACGACCAGCGCTGGGTCATCCTCGGACCCAACGGCGCGGGCAAGACCACTCTGCTGCAGCTTGCGTCGGCGATGATCCATCCCAGCTCCGGAGTCGTGAAGATCCTGGATACCACGCTCGGTCGCACCGACGTGTTCGACCTGAGGCCGCGCATCGGCTTCGCCTCCACGGCGATGGCTCGGCGCATCCCCGCCACGGAGCGGGTGCTGGATGTGGTGCTCACCGCCGCCTATGCCGTCGCGGGTCGCTGGAACGAGGACTACGAAGACATCGACACCCGCCGTGCCCAGCGGGTGCTCGCCGAATGGAAGCTCGACCACCTCGAGGATCGTCGGTTCGGGCAGCTGAGCGATGGGGAGCAGAAGCGGGTGCAGATCGCCCGTGCGGTGATGACCGATCCGGAACTCCTGCTGCTCGACGAACCGGCCGCGAGCCTCGACCTCGGCGCCCGGGAGGAGCTTCTCGAGTTGCTCGGCGGCTATGCGCGAGCCGAGCAGGCTCCGGCGATCGTGATGGTCACTCATCACGTGGAAGAGATCCCTCTTGGCTTCGGTCACGCTCTGTTGCTGTCCCACGGTCGCATCACTTCGGCCGGCCCGATCGGCGAGGTGATCACCTCGGAGAAGTTGACCGAGGCTTTCGGACTCGCGCTCGAGGTAGAAGAGCGCGACGGTCGATTCACGGCCCGCGCCGCGCAGTCCGCCTAG
- the glgA gene encoding glycogen synthase — translation MRVDLITREYPPEIYGGAGVHVTELVKALRLDIDVVVRAFGKPREEPDVYSYDVPPGLAHANPTLATLGVDLEIAQDVAGADLVHSHTWYANGAGHIAQLLHGIPHVVTAHSLEPLRPWKAEQLGGGYRVSSWIERDAFTSADAVIAVSHGMRRDILRSYPMLDEAKVSVVHNGIDLESWHPVRDEELVRSLGIDPDRPSVVFVGRITRQKGLPYLLRAAALLPSDVQLVLCAGAPDTAEIMAEVRAGVAELQQTRTGVVWIEEMLSRHDLSAVLTAATTFVCPSIYEPLGIVNLEAMACGAAVVGTATGGIPEVIDDGVTGRLVPIAQAEDGTGTPLDPEQFVADLARALTEVVTDPESARQMGEAGRLRAERDFGWDRISQRTQEIYRSLL, via the coding sequence GTGAGAGTCGATCTGATTACCAGGGAATACCCGCCAGAGATCTACGGCGGTGCCGGCGTGCACGTCACCGAGCTCGTGAAAGCGCTTCGTCTCGACATCGATGTCGTGGTGCGCGCGTTCGGCAAGCCGAGGGAAGAGCCAGACGTCTACTCCTACGACGTGCCCCCGGGGCTTGCCCATGCGAACCCGACGCTCGCCACCCTGGGGGTCGATCTCGAGATCGCCCAGGACGTCGCCGGGGCAGACCTCGTGCACTCGCACACCTGGTACGCCAACGGTGCCGGTCATATCGCGCAATTGCTCCACGGAATCCCCCACGTGGTCACCGCCCACAGCCTCGAGCCGCTTCGCCCTTGGAAGGCCGAGCAGCTCGGCGGCGGGTATCGCGTCTCGAGTTGGATCGAGCGCGACGCGTTCACCTCCGCGGATGCCGTCATCGCGGTGAGCCACGGGATGCGCCGAGACATCCTGCGGTCCTATCCCATGCTCGACGAGGCGAAGGTCTCCGTGGTGCACAACGGCATCGACCTCGAGTCGTGGCATCCGGTGCGGGACGAGGAGCTGGTTCGTTCGCTCGGAATAGATCCCGACCGTCCCTCCGTGGTGTTCGTCGGTCGCATCACCCGCCAGAAGGGTCTGCCATACCTCCTTCGGGCGGCAGCTTTGCTTCCTTCGGACGTGCAGCTCGTGCTGTGCGCCGGCGCCCCCGATACCGCGGAGATCATGGCCGAGGTTCGAGCCGGAGTCGCCGAACTGCAGCAGACCCGCACCGGGGTCGTCTGGATCGAGGAGATGCTGAGCCGGCACGACCTCTCGGCAGTGCTCACCGCCGCGACGACGTTCGTCTGCCCCTCCATCTACGAGCCACTCGGCATCGTCAATCTCGAAGCCATGGCCTGCGGCGCCGCCGTCGTCGGCACGGCCACCGGGGGCATCCCCGAGGTCATCGACGACGGGGTCACCGGTCGTCTGGTGCCGATAGCCCAGGCGGAGGATGGCACGGGAACGCCGCTCGATCCTGAGCAGTTCGTCGCCGATCTCGCGCGGGCGCTGACCGAAGTCGTGACCGATCCCGAATCCGCCCGGCAGATGGGCGAGGCCGGCCGGCTCCGGGCCGAGCGGGACTTCGGCTGGGACCGCATTTCCCAGCGGACCCAGGAGATCTACCGCTCACTGCTCTGA
- a CDS encoding type B 50S ribosomal protein L31, whose protein sequence is MKTDIHPDYSAVVFRDLASGETFLTRSTVKSDKTIDLDGVTYPVIDVEISSASHPFYTGKQRILDSAGRVEKFNSRYKGFGA, encoded by the coding sequence ATGAAGACTGACATCCACCCCGACTACAGCGCGGTTGTCTTCCGCGATCTCGCGAGCGGCGAGACCTTCCTCACCCGCTCGACCGTCAAGAGCGACAAGACGATCGACCTCGACGGCGTGACCTACCCCGTCATCGACGTGGAGATCTCCTCGGCCTCGCACCCGTTCTACACGGGCAAGCAGCGCATCCTGGACAGCGCAGGGCGCGTCGAGAAGTTCAACTCGCGTTACAAGGGCTTCGGCGCGTAG
- a CDS encoding alpha/beta fold hydrolase: MSVHSPYAELLARMPIERHEIVILGSTTRYWVYGPVDAALTIVIAHGYRGEHHGLEPVIAQLPSIRWIGPDMPGFGESTPLTEVPHSIDGFAKWLTAFVDALGLTGTAVTLGHSFGTIISSKAVADGLKTPALILVNPISTSGLEGPSKTATKLTVAFYRLAGLLPDRVGEFLLKRWIVVQFMSSVLAKTKDRELRRWIHYQHHTYFNNFASRDSVVEAFEASVASDVSTYSDGITVPTLLVAAELDDITPVQAHRDLVESMTDARLELLMGVGHLIHYEVPGLAAAAIHSFLVEQGLFGDLPPEATTVQSNIESGAEPSAP, from the coding sequence ATGTCTGTTCACTCCCCTTACGCCGAATTGCTCGCCCGGATGCCGATCGAGCGCCATGAGATAGTGATCCTCGGCAGCACGACCCGCTATTGGGTATACGGACCGGTCGATGCAGCCCTCACGATCGTCATCGCACACGGCTACCGCGGCGAGCATCACGGGCTCGAGCCGGTGATCGCCCAGTTGCCCAGCATCCGCTGGATCGGCCCGGACATGCCCGGTTTCGGCGAGTCCACCCCCCTCACCGAGGTGCCTCATTCGATCGACGGCTTCGCCAAGTGGCTCACCGCCTTCGTGGACGCCCTCGGCTTGACCGGCACCGCCGTGACCCTCGGGCACTCGTTCGGCACGATCATCTCGTCGAAGGCGGTGGCGGACGGTCTGAAGACGCCCGCCCTCATCCTCGTGAATCCGATCTCCACCTCCGGGCTCGAGGGCCCGAGCAAGACGGCGACGAAACTCACTGTCGCCTTCTACCGCCTCGCCGGCCTGCTGCCCGACCGCGTCGGTGAGTTCCTGCTCAAGCGATGGATCGTCGTCCAGTTCATGAGCTCGGTGCTCGCCAAGACGAAAGATCGAGAGCTGCGCCGCTGGATCCACTACCAGCACCACACCTACTTCAACAATTTCGCCAGTCGTGACTCGGTCGTCGAAGCATTCGAGGCCTCGGTGGCCTCTGACGTCAGCACCTATTCTGACGGCATCACGGTGCCGACGCTTCTTGTGGCCGCCGAACTGGACGACATCACTCCCGTGCAGGCGCACCGCGACCTCGTGGAGAGCATGACGGATGCCCGCCTCGAGCTGCTCATGGGTGTCGGTCACCTCATCCACTACGAGGTGCCCGGGCTCGCCGCCGCCGCCATCCACAGCTTCCTCGTCGAACAGGGCCTGTTCGGCGACCTTCCGCCCGAGGCGACTACCGTGCAGAGCAACATCGAGTCCGGCGCGGAACCCAGCGCACCGTGA